From the Candidatus Schekmanbacteria bacterium genome, the window AATGTAGAGGGAAGCGATCTCGTTGTCATAAGTTCTGCCATAAAAGAGAACAATCCTGAACTCATTGCTGCAAAGGAGAAAAAAATAACAGTTTTGAAAAGGGCAGAAATGCTGGCTGAATTGATGAGAATGAAATACAGCATAGCAGTTTCCGGCTCACATGGAAAGACTACGACAACCTCTTTGATTGCCGCTGTCTTAGAAAAGGGAGGGAAAGATCCGACAGCCATTATAGGAGGTAAACTTTTAAGCACAGGGAAAAATGCAGAGTTAGGACAGGGTGAATTCATAGTTGCAGAAACTGACGAAAGTGACGGCACTTTTTTACGGGTCAATCCATCAATTGCTGTTGTAACCAATATAGACAAGGAACATCTTGATTTTTACGGAAGTGAAGAAAATTTAAAGGAAAGCTTCACTCAATTCATAAATAAAGTGCCATTCTATGGCGCTGCCGTGGTTTGCATAGATGATGAAAATATACAAGAGATTATTCCGTCCATTGAAAAGAGAATGATTACTTATGGATTCAACTCGCAAGCTGATTACAGTGCAGAGATTAAGGAAGTAAATAATTTTTCTACATACTTCGAGCTTTTTGAAAAAGGCGATAAGAAAGCAAAACTGAAAATTAATTTATCAGGCAAACATAATGTTTTAGATGCTCTCGCGGCAATTGCTGTTGGTCGGGAATTGGATATACCGTTGAAGAGAATTGTTGAGGCGCTTGAAGGATTTGAAGGCATAGAAAGACGTTTTCAGAAAAAAGGAGAAAAAAGAAAGATTATCGTTGTTGACGACTATGGACATCATCCAAATGAAATTAAAGCAACCTTGTCGGCAGCAAGGAAGATGTGGAAGGGAAAAATTGGAGTCCTTTTTCAACCTCACCGCTATTCGAGGACATCATTACTTTTGGAAGACTTTTATAAAGCATTTTATGACTGCGATATTCTTGTTGTCACCGATATTTATCCT encodes:
- a CDS encoding UDP-N-acetylmuramate--L-alanine ligase encodes the protein MYKKNLKIHFVGIGGIGMSGIAELLINLGYQISGSDIRRSPTTDRLKKLGTKIFLKHRAENVEGSDLVVISSAIKENNPELIAAKEKKITVLKRAEMLAELMRMKYSIAVSGSHGKTTTTSLIAAVLEKGGKDPTAIIGGKLLSTGKNAELGQGEFIVAETDESDGTFLRVNPSIAVVTNIDKEHLDFYGSEENLKESFTQFINKVPFYGAAVVCIDDENIQEIIPSIEKRMITYGFNSQADYSAEIKEVNNFSTYFELFEKGDKKAKLKINLSGKHNVLDALAAIAVGRELDIPLKRIVEALEGFEGIERRFQKKGEKRKIIVVDDYGHHPNEIKATLSAARKMWKGKIGVLFQPHRYSRTSLLLEDFYKAFYDCDILVVTDIYPAGESPIEGISAEKIAEGIKSHGHKNVAYIKDKKEIISFFSKALSEGDMFITLGAGNVYEVGEEFLKGK